In the genome of Shewanella denitrificans OS217, the window TCTCTTATCCACTTTTTTGTATCTACTAAGTAATCATCAACGTCATAAATAACTTTATCGTTTGCCATGTCCCATGACTTTGCAGCCATTAAATCGGCAAGTAAGTCATGCCTTTGAATAAATTCGCTAGTAAATTGGCGCGACTTCATCACTTCAATGGCCATCTGGGTTTTATCGACGCCACCGCCACCGCCAAGATTGATGCCGGCCATGGAAGCTAGTCCGCCAAATTGGCCAGCAAGAGCTGCCAGGCCGCCACCGCCCTGCTCAGCGTCTGCTGGCGCTAATAGTGCTTCGGATTTATAGATATTCGGCTGGCTTAATGCGAATATCACCGAACCGATAGCAAATATTGCAGTAATGGCGATAATTACCCACTTGCCTTGCCAGATAACAGCAAAAAGTTCGCGAAGATCGATTTCATCAGAACTTTCCATCTGCTGTGTGGATGGGAAGTTCACATCTTGTTGGTATTTTTTAATTTCTATCGACATTAAACGTTTGTCTCTTTTTTGTTCTAGGTTCTAGGTTCTAGGTTCTAGGTTCTAGGTTCTAGGTTCTAGGTTCTAGGTTCTAGGTTCTAGGT includes:
- a CDS encoding Wzz/FepE/Etk N-terminal domain-containing protein, giving the protein MSIEIKKYQQDVNFPSTQQMESSDEIDLRELFAVIWQGKWVIIAITAIFAIGSVIFALSQPNIYKSEALLAPADAEQGGGGLAALAGQFGGLASMAGINLGGGGGVDKTQMAIEVMKSRQFTSEFIQRHDLLADLMAAKSWDMANDKVIYDVDDYLVDTKKWIREVNPPFKPQPSMQEAYKEFSKLVSINKDKETGMVKLAVEHVSPTLAQQWVTWLVEDINKVMKQRDVLEAMRSTEFLNKQISLTNIADIRSMLYKLVEEQAKTIMFAEVRDEYIFKTIDPALVQEEKAKPKRALIVVLGTMLGGMLGVFFVLIRHFVRKED